ATATACTGCAGTGGTCCATAAAATGAGTAGTGCAAAGTCGTAGCATGGAAGAAAAGGAGGTTAATTGAAATTTAACGTAACTTTCATCCCAGTGTTATACGACTCGGATAAAAGGAGGTTATTTTGCAGACTATTATGCTGTAATCTTGGTTAATTGAAATTCATGGGTGAAGAATATGgtaatattaaaaaaaaagtgccaAACGGCAAATCACAAATTTAACCGCCAGAGGCCTAATTCAGCGAATAACTAACCATGTAAATCGCAAAGTAGTGCTCCACTGAAGCATAACTGATAGACATAACGGATGGATGAAAAAAAGCATCCTCGGCCAATGCCCTTGCCCTTCTTGCAGACACTGCAGGACAGTACATATATTTTTACCAATCTCAGATTAACTTGTgcacgatttttttttctagatttaCCTGCTGAAGAGTCACTTATTCCAAGAGTGGCGTTTCTTTGAGCTAAACTTGCAGCTTCAAGAGAAAGTTCAACCTGGAAACGGAATTTTTATTTATCATAAGTCAGCACAAACTCGATCTTGTATGAAGTTGGTGATTTTATTACACTACAACTTAGTTGGAAGAGAACTAGATCCACAAAAGACTATCATGTAAAGGTGCATAAACGTACACATGAAGGCATGACAACTGACAACAGTACCATGTGGAGTTTTATCTGAATGTTCAGTTGCTGGATGTATTTGCAGGTAAAAGGGTGTCCAAAAAATCGCTATAAAAGCACTACTACACAGAACCATGAGGTATCCACTTAGCAAGAGCGGCAGAGGAACAAACCTGCTTTCCAATTTCATCCATGACAATCATTCTTGGAAGGGATTGGACCTATCAACAGAAACAACATTAGTGCATGTCTCGATGAAGAAGAACTGCTTATATATATCTCATTCAGAACTTATGATGTACCAAGCTGGAAAGAGACTCCAAGGTGGTGAGGCATGATAAAAGACTGGAACAAGCATGATGCCGGTATAATAAATCTAATTCCCTGCAAAAGAACATGAACAAGAATCCCAATATAACAGTTAGGAAACTTGGAAGTCAACTTCTGTAAAGAACCTTAGAGATCAACAAGTTTGACAATTAAACAAAACTAAGTGAACTTCTAAACTCAAAACTGCTGGAATTTGAAACAGGAATTTACAGAGGGAGGGTAGAGAAAAAACAGGATTTCACACACTAATTACAAAAATATAAAGCAGTCGCATCATTCTAGATAGTAATATTTAGATGAGATCTTCAAACTTGATGACTGTGCTCTCTAATTTATGCAAACGAGTACTGATGATTTGCAAACATGCAAACTTTTGCAACAAGAGTACAAGAACGTGATAACAACGGTGGCAATGTGACAAAGAATATAAAATACGCATTTTAGAATTTCTATAACTGTATTCTGTCGTAACAAAATGAACTTTGTGCCATGATAATTCTATTAAACAAGCAGGAAGATATTCTCACCATTGTGCAAACCCCTTTTCACTAACTACAAATTTAGTTGCCACATCCATGCCTTGTGTAAGATGATTTGGTTTTAAACCAAATAATTGTCTTAGTTGTCCAATGAAGATTTCCAGAGTCTCCATAAGTTCCTGTTGCATGTAAATACATCAGCCTATAATGCTCTTGCAGACatatagaaaaaggaaaatattaGTAGTAAATATAAATTCTACAAACCTGTGATGACATTTTGGTCCGAGTACCATGCGCCTTCTTAGAACCAAGTGAACAGCCTGGTGGGTTCCAAATAACAACACCTCCCCACATCTACAAACCAAGATAACACTGTTAAGAAAAATGGTAAGATGGACAACACAGAGAAGGTACACGGTACTTACAGGGGAAATGAATGCATTAGTTTTCGAAAGCTCCCCATCTGGAAGCTGCAAATACAAAGGGCATTCCCTTGCAGATGGAATATACCTGTTATTAAAGAAAACATAGTTTAGATGACTAAATGAGCATCCATGATGTTTATATACAATTTACTAGATAAATGCAGGTGCATTGCTAcagaatttaaaaaaaaatattacatgcatgagTAATAAATATTTATGTGCTCATATTTTCCGGTTTTATGCTAAATAGGGAATTgtctcaaaatatttatttcagaAAACAATTATCTCAAAAGTATACGTCAAACCAAATCAGCTTCAATCAAAAGATCGtgatacatatatacatcacACTGAATGAGTGGCAATCAAGTGATTGTCTAACAAGCTAGGGAATAGTCCCAATAGGGTGAACGGATGACCACCAACTCAAATCTTTTTAAATGTAAAGAAAAAGATACTGAACTTGGTAATTAGAACCGTTTAAGATATTGTCCTATGTCTGTATAAACTTGAAAATCATGATTccggatgaaaaaaaaagtcatgcGAAATGGATTTTTAACaggaaaagaggaaaaggaacTACCAAACAACGGAATCACAGGATCGTCAAAAAACAATGGATCCCATCAGATCAACCAGAAGTTTGCcagaggaaaggagagagtaATAATTATAAGAAGCAAAATTCAGAGTAGCAGGAGACATGAGAAAGGAATTATCCTCATGTTTGAGAACATGAGCCATATCATATCTTGCAAATTGTACAACAAATATTCAAAGATGTGGATCTGGCCTAAGAAACATACACCACAAATTGAAGAACTTTTGATCGTCCGGTAGCTGAGATTGATGTATCCAAGTGCCACTCGTTTGAATTCACCTATCAATTTAATTGCATGATTAAATTAGTTCTGCAGACACTTGACAATACAGGCACTGACAAGCAGTTCTACAGAAAATGCAGCAATGGACAAGACAAGATTACTTCGACAGAGCAAGTCAAAGACATACAAAGAAAGGAATGTCTCCCATACTAAGGATACTGCCACCCAGTTTATCGTCAAAATAAGAATAGGACGATTTTGGAGTGTGGTACAAAacctgaaaagaaaaacagcagTACAGTACTTATTAATAGTCGCACCTTCAAAAGAGATAGAGAACACATGCTTAGACCAAATAAGGCAAATATGCACCTGACTCTCTATATTAATATCAGCAATTGGTCGCAGTGCCTCAACCACAGGAGTCAGCATCCTCTCACCAATATTCTCAAACTCCCTGCATGAAGTGGGATGCCTAACTGTAAAAAttccaacagcagcagcaaaataATAGGACAACAAGTTTTATCTTTGCAAGTAGCTAACCACAATCACAAAACTTCAATTTATcctaaataataataaaaactaTAAGATGTTCATAGTCCATAATATAGTATAGCTGTGCTTTACATAAACAACAAAGTTACAACAGGGTGTGACAATAATTTGCATACCATGTTGTAAGTTTTTGTTCTTACCAATCGTAGACCCAATCACTTGGATCGGCATTCAACAAGCTAAATGAAAGAACAACATTCCCATCTGAACCAACTGGCATGAACTCTCCTTTCCCAATGCCTGTCTCACCATCCTCAATACCGCCGTTCATGAAATACTTGATGAATACCTTGCCAACAAGTGACACAGCCTCAGCATCATCGACCTTACCGACGACCCAAGCGTGACGGTGTTTTCCGATCACAACCCTCGGTTCATTCCCATCATCACTCTCAACGACGACGACAGTGTAAACCTTCATCCCATCCACATGCCCACCACCCAATGCAGAGTGCAGCAAATCATCGAACACTTCGTCGCCGCGAACCAAGTCTGCAGTGTTCACAGAGCCACATTGCCAGGTCGAACCagcagtgctgctgctggagcagCTACCTTCCGACTGGACAGTGACTGATACGGATAGGTTCCCGGTAGTAGAAGAGGCGATGAGACCTTGGGGCTGGGTCGAGATTGTCTGCTCCAGGTGATCGGCAAGGGAGGCAGCAGAGGGGCCAGGGCCGGAGCGGAGGAAGACCGCATGGAGACCGCAGGGGAAGGAGGGGGGGTTAGATTGGAGGCGGCGGGACAGGTCGCCGATTGCATCAGAGGGCAGCGGCGACCGGTGGATCTCGGTGGATTTGAGCAGGAAAGGCAGTCCTGTGGAGAGTCAAAGCGAGATGCGCGGGGGTTATACGGAGAAGACGAAAATCCCTGGTAGAATCGGAGAGATGGGGGGTTAGTACCGACGATGAAGGAGACGAGGACGGAGGCGGTGAGGATGAGGCGCTTCGTGCCGGGCTTCTTCGTGCGCGGCAGCGGCTTGTCGCCATCGGCGTCGGTGGGAGAGGAAGTGGACGGCAACACGGAGGATTCGTCGGCGCCGGAAGAAGAAGGTAGCGGCGGGGTCTCGTCGCCGGCAATCTCGGCCATCTTTCGACTCGCCGGAACTGGGAGTGGGGATCAGCTGGTTTGCCGGTAGCGTGGTTAGTCTGCTGACAGATGGGACCCGCGGTGTGGCCGGTTACGTTTGGCGTTGCGGCTATCTTGAGACCGCGTGGATAGACAGCAGAACGGTTCTAAGTTGAGTGTTTTCTTAGAGAAGGTTCTAAGATCTAAATTGAGTTTCTGAATCTTAAAATCTTGTTGTTAAAGGAATGATTTCAGCTATAAGTGAGCAAACAACTCGTACGAATTTTGAGTATTACTTGGTCCTGCGTATATGTGATTTTCTAATACCAAAATCATCTTATTCAATGCTACTTTGTTATATTTTAAACATTTTATTCCACTTGGTTCTCGCAACGTAACACACTTTACGTGCAAAATCTACTTCTACTTGTAGAACGTTCGATGCAACGCGTCATCAAGAACGTTTCCTACGACGTAGAACCACGATGATGTCATCTGCGTTATTTACGTACCAACTCGTAAAATCTACTCCTAGTTGTACAACGTTCGCTGAAAGGTGTTATTCGCAGGCATTTTCTTCAACGTTGGCTCATGATGATTCTGTGTGTTTTTTATTCAGGGAGCTTATCGTGTTTATGTTGGCCATTCTTGAAGAGAAAGCCAagttagtaaaaaaaaaagccaggCCCATGCCCGAAAAACGGAAACGGACGTTTCCTTTTCTACGGAACTttctctctctaaaaaaaacattgttttctaaaaaaaatagaatgtCGTGAGGAAGGAATCGTTTTTCGAGGAATCGGTATTACTCGTACTATACTCCGTGCAAGCCAAGAATAGGAACAActtccctcaaaaaagaagaaagaatagGAATAACATGCTATCTCAATTTGCTAGTACAAAAATACTGGAAATTGAACAGACTAGTGTCACGGCATGTTGGAGTATTTGACAGCGTGAAGCGAAGACTAAAAAGGAAGCGAAGAGCCAAGGACTGAACAAATGACAACATCCTGTGTCCCGAGTCCAGATCAACGACGCACGCATcggcaaaacaaaaacaattcaGATCAGCTTGCGCTGGTTGGGAAGTGGGAACGTATGGGAACTCCTAAATCCTTGATCCATTATAGAACTTGCGCATGAGGATTTCCCATGAGACGAATAGGATAGCGACTTCAATTGCATATAATAATACATATTGTGTCGTGTGATGGCGTATGAACTTTGTCAAAATCAAGTACTACCGGCAAGTGGCACACAAGCTGTGGGAGTGGATAAGAATGCCCTGCAAGAAAAGGATAACGAAAGCCAAAAAAATTACTCCTACATAACACCAGCGATGAAAGTCATAACACGGATGACGGATTGATGGTCATGTACACAGAGACCGAATGGAGTCATGAACTTCTATTTGCTTGTCAAGGAAACAAATTAATCAGGTGTGCGTGGGAATGGATCTGGCTGGTCGCTCAGGACCAGAAATGGTCTCTTGTTACATGGAGTACTATTTAGAACCTTGTTTCGAGCAATTCACGCGCCTTCAAACGTCCGCACGCATCAGTACAGTGCATTCTCAGTTTCTCACGTGGGAGATTATGAATAAGCTCGATTGAACGGGAGTAGTGTACTTGTCAGCACAATAAAACAGATCAATTACGCGTAATTAAATCCGTGGTGTCGGTGAATAGGAAGCCAACATAATTTTCCATGTGTGTGGACAAATTCGCCACCCGACAGGCCACCATGCACACTGCAGTGCATGCTCAAATCACGATAGCGAAACGAACCCGTAAATACGTACCGGCCGTCCGCACACTACAACAACACATACGTGTAGGGACGTTTTAGTACTGACGTTTTTATTTTCGTCTGTTCGTGATAGGCCATACGGTGCGTTGGGACGCTTCTTGAGACGTCTACGTAGTCGTCCCACGTCCACCCTGCTGCACCCACCTTTGCATTATCTCTATTGTTTAATACGTACTAAGAAAAAATCCATCTCTAATTTGGCAACTACCCGACCATCTTTCTCCTTGGGCAAAACCtagccgcggcgccgccgtctctgGTATTCTGGTGGCCTCCCATGCCTTCAGATCTCCCCTGCTCCATCTCCTCATGCCGGCGCACCTCCCTTCCCGGCCGGCGCACCTCCTCGTTCCctctcccatcccatcccCCACGGCGGCCTCTGCCCTGCCTCCGAGAACTATGACGGCCTACAACACTGATGCCACCACCtgcctcctctctccccctgCGGGGATGGCTTCTCGTCTATGAGACCAACTTCGTGCTGGCCCTCTACAACGGCGAGCTTGCGTGCTTCCTactggaagaagaaagaccTCGCCCCCACGCCCCCATCCGACCTTCAGCAGTACCTGGACAGATTCATGCGTGCAAGGTAATATgctctttgtttttgttttgttgtttcagTCACCCAAATAAATTACATCCGAGAACAGATATAACTTGCTCGCTTGATGTATAGCTAGTTGGATGGAATATCGAGATTCTCTCTGTTAACATAATAGTTGTCAATTACGCAACTTGTTAATTAGTACTGTACTAAGAAACACTTCTATGTAGTTTTCTGAACTCCCATCGCTCAATTGACCACTATGGACTCAATTTTAAATTGATCTTACAGGTTACTTTATCTGTTAATTTCTCCTAAATTATCAATCCTCTACAATTTGTTTGACAATATGCCCCGCGAGATTATCCTCATGAATCGAGATGGCAAGTGTTCTCCACCAacacttcctttttttttcatgaagtGAACAATCTTGTGATGGTAATGTTACCTTGGTGAAGTGAACAATCTTGTGAAGGTACCTTGGTTTTTTCCCCTGtaattaaaatttaaaataacTATGTTCACGTGTTCTTATAGGAAGTAAATTAGCAGATGTATTATCTCACCTACTGAAACTCTGCTCTTGTGGTGATATTTTTGCCAGCCGACTCTGATCAGTTATGTACAGCAATTGTATTGTACTGAAACTATGCTCTTGTGGCTTCTAGTTCTGTACTGGCAAAAGGTTACTCTGAGAGGTAAATACATCCTAAATTGTCTTGAATGATGTATCTTTGTCAACTGTTATTTACTTGCAATATTTTTATATGCCCAATGAATTTACTTATCATTCATTTGGTTTCCTttccagaatttttttctgTGACGATTTTTCCAAGAATCACACTACAAGGCTACAAGGATATCAAGAGATGCGTAGAAGACAGGGGAGCTGATGTGGAGCTGATGTACTGTCATCTGTAGAAACTATGAAGTTTCAACTAGttagaatttgtttttgagTGACATATATGCAATTTTTTACATGGATGTTGTACAACTCAGCTAAAATTCTATCATGGCTATTCATAATATAATGTTATAGGCCTTGCAGTGTGATGCATTTTTTCTGCTCTTTTGTCATTTGTTTGGGCATACTGCTCCTTACATATCGACGATATTTTAATTACAACACTTGTATAATTAATCATTTTTGTATGAAAGAAACAAGACGTATCTCCGGCAGGCAATAAAGCAACTCAAGATAGATAGAGACGACATGCAAGTGCACCTACCATGAATCTACCAATGCGTTTCTATTGCCGTAGACACGCTTTAAAAACGTCTCATTTTAAAGTAGACATGCTATTGTAGACACATTTTTAAAACGTCTCATTTTTAATTAGACACGCTTCCAATGTGTCTCTATGGAGTTTGACACGGTGCGCAAGGAGACGCTTTACAAAATCGACTCTACAGTGCCATAGAGATGATTTATTGTGTCTTTAGCCCTTACATTGGACGTCTCTACATGGCTTTTTTGTTGTAGTGGCAAGGGCAAAATCGGTGTGCTAGCTGAACGGTCAAACCGCTCGAAAACTCGCAATCACCAAATTGAGAAAGCCGCGTTCATTTGGTTGCTCAATGGAACCGATCGATCAATCTTTCCGTGGCACTGACTTATCTATCTCAAGCGCCAGTGCCTTGACCGATAAGTCAAATCTTTCCCGAGGCTAGCTATGGTTTGGAATTGGAAGGCAACGGCTCTTGACCGACGTGAAGACGTACCTGGTGAACCATGCATTCTCACGCACTCGATCTGGCAAAAGTCTTATGGCTCGAGTAAAATGCGCACGGGAGAAAAGTATTAGCAgcaggcggcagcagcagcagcatagAAAGCTGATCTTCTGAGACTTCGAAAGGAcacccaaaaagaaaagtgtTCAGAATCTTCGTCCCGAAAGCGCGCAAAAGTGCTGTTAACTACAGTTCGTGGCGTCCCTATCTCTTTGAGAAAAACTCGCAGTAAATTGCTTACAAAATCGACACACTTGACGCCAGTCGCACGGAGAGCAACAAAAATGCATGTTAACTATGGCACAGGTCAATTCGATGGCTGTATAAAACCGGCACACTTGAGGCTGCATCAAGTTGATGCTACTATATACGTAGGTACTCCTAGCGAGTGGTGCAAAGATTAAATTAAACAACGATTAAGAGATAACCCTGACCCTACGCGccacgtcctcctccgcccatgcatgcatgcatgtgtggctCACTCAACACcctccctagctagctaggccccAACAACTAACAACTACTTAACCACTtgctaattaattactccctccgtttcataattcttgtctcaaatgtGCCTAAAACTGGATGTATGGAGTACTTACTACGTCTACAATCAACCCGACATGGTCCTTTAATCACTAAACTAATCGCGGCCACGTCGGACGGATTACGGTCCGGCCTGCTCCGGATAGCAACGAAAGAGTGCGGCGAAGACTCGGCTACGGCAGCTGGGCGACGGGAACTCCTAAATCCTTTGATGCATCAACAAAAAAACCCTTAATTTTGCATGATACTTACGTAGTAggtacgtgcatgcatgctttggGAACGAGAACGACAACGTCAACCAAGAACGCAGATAGTATTAATTTTCCTGATGTGTACCTATATATTGCTTAATAATGTATCTTACCTTTCAAAATAAGTACGTGAATTtgcataaaaatatatacaaatccaagtcacttattttgagatgGGAGTAACAATTTTTCCTGATGATCGCGTACAATCTTTGTGAAAGTCACAAGCTTGAGTATGGATAAGAACGACTTGCAAGGACACGGAaaagatttaaaaaaatacgTGTATATGACCAACGTCTCTGGTGATCATGTGTACACGCGTAATTCAGGAGGACAGATGTTTCAGAGAGACCAAGCAATGATTTTTTAACTATATAACCATGAGGAGGTCGTGTGTCCATTCTTAAATAACAAGAGGGAAGAGCGCTTGTACTGCTCGTGTCCTCATCAAGCACCGGAGAGTAGGAATACAATTGTGTGATCCGGCATATGTCCCGCTTTTAGATCAAAACTTTCAAACCTTCAATTTAAGTTTGAGTGTTTTTTTAACTAACAACATATTTCTAATGGTCTAGAAGCGGGGCATAAGCTGGATCCCATTTGCATCGATCCTTACTGGTGATATGGTGATATATTGGAACACGACGGACCTAGAGCATTTTCACTCGTGTCCAAAATCCCATATGAGTTGCGAATTTCCCATGTGACAATTATGGATAGAACTAATTAGCACCAAAGATATATAAACATTTGTTCAGTTACTGTGTTACATCCATTATCAAgtctcaagaggtgagaacatTTGTCGTGCCATGTAATTCTCAAgtctcaagaggtgagaacacATCCAATCGCTTAGTTTGCGGTTATTGACGTGTATTTGGTCCAAACATAATTTACAACCAAGTTAAGTGTACGTTTTGTCTTTCAACTATTGCAAAAAGTTAACTCGTCTGTCAACTTGTTTTGTGCGAACTTGCTCACTCAACTATCGATACCTGGTAATTTTTTAGGCGGTCAAACACGGATCTTACTTGATAAATGGACCgttgttggttttttttttttgctatatCGATCGGCACATGATTTGATGATTCTTCATGATGTGAGACAGTAAGGTCCATGAAATGGGACGGTGGAGCACAGTGAGAGGCAGAGAGCTATGAGAAATGGGAATCACGTTGGCTCTCGTTCgttgccatgcatgcatgctgcatgcTTAATCGCTCGACAGACCCTCATAAATATGCCGTCACGATTAAGCCGCGCCCTCTGGTGTCTGGTGCCAACCCGGCCGTACGTCAACGTCCTGAATTAGCAGCCACTAGCTGCAGCGTCTGCAATTAAGTAGGTAAGCTGGACTACTATTCTGGAAACGGTGCTCGCGTGCGTCAAGGGCCAGGATAGCTATTCAGAGGGGCAAATTTGGCGTGTTTGAAAGGAGTAGCTAGCTAAGCGTTACTAGTACTTAGTTTTAGCAAGTGGAGCTAGGAAGCCATCCCCATCTATCGGCTACGGTTTGGAGGCAACAGGCGAGACTCTTCAGCAGATCAACTAACGTGAGAACCCCACCGCCGTGAACCGGCACAtgcttcctccgtttcataattcttgtcgaaatcttacgtgtatgtagacattttttagaaatagatacatctatttttgagcaaatttgaaataaaaattatgAGACGGATAGAGTATATGCGATTTTGGATACTCGAGTAAAGTATGCAGTAATGCAGATCGATGAGATAAATGTAGTTAAAACTTATCTGCAGCTAGCTTAACACTCATCTGATACTACCAAAGGGCGGCAGAAAAAGGCGCTCAAAAGTGCTTGTTAACTATAGTTCATGTCGCTCTCTCCCGGAAATAGTTTTACTGTAAATGCTAATCCTATTGAAGTATAAAATTAACAAACCCCCCTCTCCCcccctagtttttttttccacactAGATGATCGGCACTAGTGGcgcaacaaaataaaaatcgtTACGTACTACTGTACAGCATTCGACGAGAACCCTGACCCCACAAACACGCCACGTCCTCCTCTgtcctcatgcatgcatgtggctCGACCATCACCCCCAGGCCCCAACAACAAAACCATTTTCACTCACCACTGCCACGTCACCCTAATCAACTTGGTCACCAGTACAGTCTGGAGGCAACGATCGAGCGAGACTCTTCAGCGCGCAGTTGAACTCATGTGCCGAACCACTGTCCTGAACCGGCACGGcggcacatatatatatatatatatatatgtatgccGATCTTGGATAGTCGACTAAAGTATGCAGATGAGATAAATGCAGTTAGTCAGCAGCATAACACTCCTCTGATGCTACCAAAGGGCACCAGAAAAAGCACTATGTATACAGATTAATCCCGGACACAAGAAAAAGCGCTCAAAAAGTGCTCGTTAACAATAGTTCATGTCCCTCTCTCTCGGAAATACTGTAGTTTTTACTGTAAAAGTATAAAATTAATCTCCCCACCAGGCACTAGCTAGATCGATGCCAGTGGTGCAACAAATAAAAATCGTTAGAACATACGACGACAACCCTGACGTCCTCACATGTGGCTCAAccattcccccccccccccccccccaggccccaacaacaacaaagccaTTCACTGACCGCTGCCACGTCAGCCAAATCAACCAGGCTAACAGCGGCCACGTCGGACGGACGGAAGGATTAAGCTCCCCAGCCTGCCCCAGATAGCAACGCCGCCGCGTGAAGCGAAGACTCGGCCACGACAAGACCGAGCAGAGCAGCAGTGTAGCTGAGCTGTGACACGCACGGCTGTCGCGTTCCAAGCTTCCAAATACGGCGGGGCAGGCCACAGGCAGGCGGGGCCCATCCGTTGCGGatgaggccgaggcggccgAGCCGGAGGCCACGTAGGCCGCTGCGGGGAAGGCCCATGtggcgcttcctcctcccaaGGGCCGGTTTTGGCCTCGGCCTCTTGGTCGGCACGTACTGTGCGACCCCGGCCTCCCACGACCCCGCGTGATCGCGTCTGCTAATGCTCGCTTTGCGCCTTGCCCCCTGAAATATTCCTAGGAAGGTTTCTTTTGATTCcgatagtattttttttctttctctttctgtgTCACTCAGCGGCCAAATTAAGGTTTCTTAGCCCCTTTTGGCGCGTGTCGGCCACTGAACCACTTCTATATCGTCACCGGATCTGCCGCTAATCATACTATCTACCTGCGCGTGATGATTATTTTCGGTTGGTATGTATGCGCCGAAGagctttgatttgttttttttgtcgtATCTTCCTTTCCATCTAATCCATCCTTCAGGACGGGAAAGAAACACGCACGCACTCGTTCGATTATTCTTATCCTCATATCGAGGTCCATGCGCTCGTATACTATGTTCGGTCAATTTTAATAGTAAGTTTGGGAAGAAATTGCGTTACCTGTAGTGGTTTCCATGTCAGTAGGGTCTCGTATACTGATGAGTTACGGTACAAAGAGATAAGTAAGAAAGAAATCCGATCAAATCCCTGACACGTGTAAACCCGATTGCATGCCCAAGACGTGGTAAAATATCACCGGATATCAGAGAGATATTCAGTTGCATACTTGCATAACATATTAAATTAACATGGGAACATAACACTAATACACAATCTATTTTTGCGAAAAATAAAACTGTGACACAATAATACACCTTGCATGCCATTTACTGGTTCTCCACAAACTAGTGATCAACACATGGTATTTTTAAGCAGACCGAAGATGCTTCTGAGAAACAAGCAACCCAACCCAAGACATGAGAATAAGATTTCTCTCGGGGGCAAATCACCGAAAACGTTATCAGTACTCGGCTActcgctggctggctggctggcttcTTCTATATAAAGCGATTTGCCTCCTTCGAAGCCCACCACACGAACACACGCAGCCAGCGGCGCCCCTCATCATAATTCCCAGATATTTCCCGTgcgcttttctcctcctcctcctccttcttctagCTTCCCTTTCTCTCCCGTGATTCAATTATCCCCCACACGCTCGAGATGCCCGAGGCACCACGagccgacggcgccgccgccgtccccgacgtCGATGTCGtcaccgccggcggccgccgcaggATCCCCGCGCATTCCTCTGTTCTTGTAAGCCCACATCGACCGAATGAATGCATTCTTGTTTGCTGATTTCAAACCCCTTTCTGAAGC
The Brachypodium distachyon strain Bd21 chromosome 2, Brachypodium_distachyon_v3.0, whole genome shotgun sequence genome window above contains:
- the LOC100828177 gene encoding GPI transamidase component PIG-S yields the protein MAEIAGDETPPLPSSSGADESSVLPSTSSPTDADGDKPLPRTKKPGTKRLILTASVLVSFIVGLPFLLKSTEIHRSPLPSDAIGDLSRRLQSNPPSFPCGLHAVFLRSGPGPSAASLADHLEQTISTQPQGLIASSTTGNLSVSVTVQSEGSCSSSSTAGSTWQCGSVNTADLVRGDEVFDDLLHSALGGGHVDGMKVYTVVVVESDDGNEPRVVIGKHRHAWVVGKVDDAEAVSLVGKVFIKYFMNGGIEDGETGIGKGEFMPVGSDGNVVLSFSLLNADPSDWVYDWEFENIGERMLTPVVEALRPIADINIESQVLYHTPKSSYSYFDDKLGGSILSMGDIPFFVNSNEWHLDTSISATGRSKVLQFVVYIPSARECPLYLQLPDGELSKTNAFISPMWGGVVIWNPPGCSLGSKKAHGTRTKMSSQELMETLEIFIGQLRQLFGLKPNHLTQGMDVATKFVVSEKGFAQWELDLLYRHHACSSLLSCLTTLESLSSLVQSLPRMIVMDEIGKQVELSLEAASLAQRNATLGISDSSAVSARRARALAEDAFFHPSVMSISYASVEHYFAIYMPFFAPVSLHVLLAAIKELKRYKVERGKYLAFLASQATAS
- the LOC100828476 gene encoding uncharacterized protein LOC100828476; its protein translation is MPPPASSLPLRGWLLVYETNFVLALYNGELACFLLEEERPRPHAPIRPSAVPGQIHACKPTLISYVQQLYCTETMLLWLLVLYWQKVTLREFFSVTIFPRITLQGYKDIKRCVEDRGADVELMYCHL